A region from the Actinomycetes bacterium genome encodes:
- a CDS encoding GntR family transcriptional regulator, translating into MVSRVPPRPTSYREIAAEVRAAILAGDYAPGDRLPSQPELARSYGVADRTAQRAVEALRAEGLVVASVGKGTYVRPRPQKIRRLVDDLLETAPRAGFYAALDRYGLEAEVHTTVSWARPPAWATAELGTDPDAEVLVRDRVMGVAGQPPLQLATSYLPRDVAEQVPALAQESTGPGGMLARLREAGYELSFEVVANSRMPSPDEAERMGLQPGTPLDTHLRLTKAQDDRVLDCMMVVSDSSRVEWAYRFGPEPA; encoded by the coding sequence ATGGTCTCGCGAGTCCCGCCCCGGCCGACCTCGTACCGGGAGATCGCCGCCGAGGTGCGCGCCGCCATCCTCGCCGGCGACTACGCCCCCGGCGACCGCCTGCCCTCCCAGCCCGAGCTGGCCCGAAGCTACGGGGTCGCCGACCGCACCGCCCAGCGCGCCGTCGAGGCCCTGCGCGCCGAGGGCCTGGTCGTCGCCAGCGTCGGCAAGGGCACCTACGTGCGCCCCCGGCCGCAAAAGATCCGCCGGCTGGTCGACGACCTCCTGGAAACCGCGCCCCGCGCCGGCTTCTACGCCGCCCTTGACCGGTACGGCCTCGAGGCCGAGGTCCACACCACCGTGAGCTGGGCGCGCCCGCCGGCGTGGGCCACCGCCGAGCTCGGCACCGACCCCGACGCCGAGGTCCTGGTCCGCGACCGGGTGATGGGCGTGGCTGGCCAGCCGCCCTTGCAGCTCGCCACCTCCTACCTGCCCCGCGACGTCGCCGAGCAGGTCCCCGCGCTGGCCCAGGAGTCCACCGGGCCGGGCGGGATGCTGGCCCGGCTCCGGGAGGCCGGCTATGAGCTCAGCTTCGAGGTCGTCGCCAACTCCCGCATGCCCTCGCCCGACGAGGCCGAACGGATGGGCCTGCAGCCCGGCACGCCGCTGGACACCCACCTGCGGCTGACGAAGGCGCAGGACGACCGGGTGCTCGACTGCATGATGGTGGTCTCGGACTCCTCCCGGGTGGAGTGGGCCTACCGGTTCGGCCCGGAACCGGCGTAG
- a CDS encoding FtsK/SpoIIIE domain-containing protein — MPADQRAFLGWTPRQASPTLVAPRTAPDGAEGLAAVWPYGPGYAPHMLVVGTTGGGKTSAKRVILVDRVTAPGRRKVVIIDGKGGGDYTMFRGQPAVAEIVNVNPLADPESPEKAAAAVKAVLAEVRTRNAATERAQREAWATRRTPAYSAPPELWLVIDEWMSLIYQCRKLDVDLVGDAIEIGRVGRSTDTHLLIGTQRPDTKSVEAGLPGELKAQLGARVAAVGPLGLRKLEAIMAFDDAEARRLVPRELGGCLLMVGDTFVPYVTPYMPNPTSEDPSITDEQRARVWALLPAREAA, encoded by the coding sequence ATGCCGGCTGACCAGCGCGCCTTCCTCGGCTGGACGCCACGGCAGGCCAGCCCCACCCTGGTCGCGCCACGCACCGCGCCCGACGGCGCCGAGGGCCTCGCCGCGGTCTGGCCATACGGGCCCGGCTACGCCCCCCACATGCTGGTCGTCGGCACCACCGGCGGCGGCAAGACCTCGGCGAAGCGGGTCATCCTCGTCGACCGGGTCACCGCCCCCGGCCGCCGCAAGGTCGTCATCATCGACGGCAAGGGCGGCGGCGACTACACGATGTTCCGCGGCCAGCCGGCCGTCGCCGAGATCGTCAACGTCAACCCGCTCGCCGACCCCGAGAGCCCCGAGAAGGCCGCCGCGGCGGTCAAGGCGGTGCTCGCCGAGGTCCGCACGCGCAACGCCGCGACCGAGCGCGCCCAGCGGGAGGCGTGGGCGACCCGCCGCACCCCCGCCTACTCCGCGCCGCCGGAGCTGTGGCTGGTCATCGACGAGTGGATGTCGCTGATCTACCAGTGCCGCAAGCTCGACGTCGACCTGGTCGGCGACGCCATCGAGATCGGCCGGGTCGGCCGCTCCACCGACACCCACCTGCTGATCGGCACCCAGCGGCCCGACACCAAGTCGGTCGAGGCCGGCCTGCCGGGCGAGCTGAAAGCCCAGCTCGGCGCCCGCGTCGCCGCCGTCGGCCCGCTCGGGCTGCGCAAGCTCGAGGCGATCATGGCGTTCGACGACGCCGAGGCCCGCCGGCTCGTCCCCCGTGAGCTCGGCGGCTGCCTGCTCATGGTCGGCGACACCTTCGTCCCCTACGTCACCCCGTACATGCCCAACCCCACCTCAGAGGACCCGTCGATCACCGACGAGCAGCGCGCCCGAGTGTGGGCGCTGCTGCCAGCCCGGGAGGCCGCGTGA